In Lemur catta isolate mLemCat1 chromosome 1, mLemCat1.pri, whole genome shotgun sequence, one DNA window encodes the following:
- the LOC123650249 gene encoding E2F-associated phosphoprotein isoform X2, with translation MNRLLDDYDPYAVEEPSDEEPALSSSEDEVDVLLHGTPDQKRKLIRECLTGESESSSEDEFEKEMEAELNSTIKTMEDKLSSLGTGSSSGNEKVGTAPTKYYDDIYFDSDSEDEDKAVIMALDYRDHVNNNLFQIVMLS, from the exons ATGAACCGGCTCCTGGACGACTACGACCCTTACGCGGTTGAAGAGCCTAGCGACGAGGAGCCAGCTTTGAGCAG CTCCGAAGATGAAGTGGATGTGCTTTTACATGGAACTCCCGACCAGAAACGAAAACTTATCAGAGAATGTCTTACTGGAGAAAGTGAATCATCTAGTGAAGatgaatttgaaaaagaaatggaagctgAATTAAATTCTACCATAAAAACGATGGAGGACAAGTTATCCTCCCTGGGAACAG GCTCCTCTTCAGGAAATGAGAAAGTTGGAACAGCTCCCACAAAGTACTATGATGATATATATTTTGATTCTGATTCTGAGGATGAAGACAAAGCAG TTATCATGGCTTTGGACTACAGAGACCACGTCAACAACAACCTGTTCCAAATAGTGATGCTGTCTTGA